A genomic window from Fibrobacterota bacterium includes:
- a CDS encoding chitobiase/beta-hexosaminidase C-terminal domain-containing protein, producing the protein MLKPIFGTMLAVAAAFALLSGCDKATSPSTSGGGTDLPIRIDSTSAAGIWSRTVGSALETVTLGADGKATMDSLTVTGSVSRGARYTGTWSGTASSFSVTWSGYATTDDGSTWSALQTLPSMTPYPFTVSGSTASVVVGGATRTYTKGAGTMPTADLVVPVITPGGGTFPATQGVLISSPTIGAEIHFTTDGSTPTTASSKYTGSIPVSATKTIKAIAVKDGKSSSVVSATIVIQPVEKPVDNTREPTLAGAWLNLNIATMAGLSYQLDSSGQAISVRSEGTGKPSYMYMGTWTASNGTLNIVWAVAMSSADGVTFSTNIPLPAPFQATYKIEESTLRLVSGGTTTAFQRATINNVPSLPKPTFSPDGGSYSSAQTVELTGPSGAKIHYTTDGSDPDESSPVYSAALSVSKTTTVKAIAILDDGESSIASAMFVITSGPVTRDPSVVGSWKSITDSITMSFVFQAGGTYSAEMSMSVPGITYFARQSGTWSTAQGMLTTIQLTSDMSQDGVAWMAEPDFTPETVVVKYSVSGNSLLIDEDGDAATFTKSSP; encoded by the coding sequence ATGCTGAAACCGATCTTTGGAACGATGCTCGCCGTTGCGGCAGCTTTCGCACTGCTGTCCGGTTGCGACAAGGCCACCTCTCCTTCCACCAGTGGCGGCGGAACCGACCTTCCCATCCGCATCGATTCCACTTCCGCTGCGGGCATCTGGAGCCGCACTGTCGGAAGCGCGTTGGAAACCGTGACCTTGGGCGCCGATGGCAAGGCGACCATGGACTCCCTGACGGTCACCGGATCGGTCTCCAGGGGAGCCCGTTACACCGGGACATGGTCGGGGACGGCTTCGAGTTTTTCCGTGACGTGGTCGGGCTACGCCACCACCGATGATGGCTCCACCTGGTCGGCCCTGCAGACGTTGCCATCCATGACACCCTATCCGTTCACGGTCAGCGGGAGCACCGCGTCGGTGGTGGTCGGCGGCGCGACACGTACCTACACCAAGGGTGCGGGCACGATGCCCACCGCCGATCTGGTGGTGCCGGTCATCACGCCGGGCGGTGGCACGTTCCCTGCCACGCAAGGCGTGCTGATCAGTTCGCCCACGATCGGCGCGGAGATCCACTTCACCACCGATGGATCCACTCCCACCACCGCATCGTCCAAGTACACCGGTTCGATTCCGGTGAGCGCCACCAAGACCATCAAGGCGATCGCCGTCAAGGACGGAAAGTCAAGTTCTGTCGTTTCCGCGACCATCGTCATCCAACCGGTGGAAAAACCCGTGGACAACACGCGTGAACCGACGCTGGCGGGAGCCTGGCTGAACCTCAACATCGCCACGATGGCCGGACTCAGCTACCAACTCGATTCGTCGGGTCAGGCCATCAGCGTCCGGTCCGAGGGGACAGGCAAACCGAGCTACATGTACATGGGCACATGGACCGCTTCGAATGGCACGTTGAACATCGTTTGGGCCGTGGCGATGAGCTCCGCCGATGGGGTGACCTTCTCGACGAACATTCCCTTGCCCGCGCCGTTCCAGGCGACCTACAAGATCGAGGAATCCACCCTCAGGCTCGTGTCCGGCGGCACCACGACCGCCTTCCAGAGGGCGACGATCAACAATGTTCCGTCTTTGCCGAAACCGACGTTCTCTCCCGACGGAGGCTCCTATTCTTCGGCCCAGACCGTCGAGCTGACCGGACCATCCGGGGCCAAGATCCACTACACCACCGATGGATCCGATCCGGACGAATCTTCGCCGGTCTATTCCGCTGCCCTCAGCGTTTCCAAGACCACCACGGTCAAGGCGATCGCGATCCTCGACGATGGCGAGAGCAGCATCGCTTCGGCGATGTTCGTGATCACTTCGGGGCCGGTGACCCGGGACCCCTCCGTCGTGGGTTCCTGGAAGTCCATTACGGACTCGATAACGATGTCGTTCGTGTTCCAAGCGGGGGGAACCTATTCCGCGGAGATGTCCATGAGTGTGCCCGGCATCACCTACTTCGCCCGGCAATCGGGGACTTGGTCGACGGCCCAAGGAATGCTGACCACCATCCAGCTGACATCGGACATGTCCCAGGATGGCGTGGCGTGGATGGCCGAGCCGGATTTCACTCCCGAGACGGTGGTGGTCAAGTACTCCGTGTCCGGGAACAGTTTGCTGATCGACGAGGACGGGGATGCCGCGACCTTCACGAAGTCGTCGCCCTAA
- a CDS encoding DTW domain-containing protein, whose translation MRRVDPTNLSHRCAICGVFLTDCTCADLPRFSPRHEVVFLQHTAELAKPTNTARLACRILSNARCLTWNRVEPPKLEPDAILIYPLAGAPTLDPSDLENPRQIVLPDATWTQAARIANVLRSRGMQVATLPDDVRSRWGVREGGGATRVSSAEAAAFVLGLAGESEASSCLADAVAEIGRKIMAMRGLSRTA comes from the coding sequence ATGCGGCGCGTCGATCCCACCAACCTTTCCCATCGATGCGCGATTTGCGGTGTGTTTCTGACAGACTGCACCTGCGCCGACCTGCCTCGCTTTTCTCCTCGGCACGAGGTCGTTTTTCTCCAGCACACCGCGGAACTGGCCAAGCCCACCAATACGGCCCGCCTGGCCTGCCGCATCCTCTCCAACGCCCGCTGCCTGACCTGGAATCGCGTGGAGCCGCCAAAACTCGAACCAGATGCCATTCTGATCTACCCGCTGGCCGGCGCCCCCACCTTGGATCCATCGGATCTGGAAAATCCCCGGCAGATCGTGCTCCCCGACGCCACCTGGACCCAGGCTGCGCGGATCGCCAATGTGTTGAGATCGCGCGGGATGCAGGTCGCCACCTTGCCCGACGACGTCCGCAGTCGCTGGGGGGTCCGCGAAGGAGGAGGCGCCACACGGGTTTCCTCGGCGGAGGCGGCGGCATTCGTGCTTGGATTGGCAGGCGAATCCGAGGCTTCCAGCTGCCTCGCCGACGCCGTGGCCGAAATCGGCCGCAAGATCATGGCCATGCGCGGACTTTCCCGGACCGCTTGA
- a CDS encoding SUMF1/EgtB/PvdO family nonheme iron enzyme: MRIGLCCLTGAILIAGSFQSAWGWKTKQKIVFPSDRPTVRQEDMVRVPAGCFSMGFAEGDPDERPAHKVCLSSFRIDRVEVSQARFLATMGTVGHPDDGSCSVFELSTGKWEEGGPVGPGFRGKDRPVVCVDWEEAAEFCRREGLRLPTEAEHEYASRAGSTTRFSWGDDPNQGCLYANGADRTTLSNGWSWDRKMECRDGRSDDLAPVGSYRPNAWGIHDMTGNVLEWVSDWYGEDYYGRSPKKDPRGPSSGTFRVYRGGGWIDLPDYLRPSYRSRLVPRARNHFLGFRCVGP, encoded by the coding sequence ATGCGCATCGGTTTGTGTTGTCTGACAGGCGCCATCCTGATCGCCGGGTCGTTCCAGTCGGCCTGGGGATGGAAGACCAAGCAGAAGATCGTGTTCCCCTCCGATCGTCCGACGGTCCGGCAGGAAGACATGGTTCGGGTGCCGGCGGGCTGCTTTTCGATGGGGTTTGCCGAGGGGGATCCGGACGAGCGGCCAGCCCACAAGGTGTGCTTGTCCAGTTTTCGGATCGATCGGGTGGAGGTCAGCCAGGCCAGGTTCCTGGCCACCATGGGCACGGTGGGCCATCCCGACGATGGATCCTGCTCGGTGTTCGAACTGAGCACGGGAAAATGGGAAGAAGGCGGACCGGTGGGTCCCGGATTTCGCGGGAAGGATCGCCCCGTCGTGTGCGTCGACTGGGAAGAAGCTGCCGAATTCTGTCGGCGCGAGGGACTGCGACTTCCGACGGAAGCCGAGCACGAATACGCTTCGCGGGCGGGGAGCACCACACGGTTTTCCTGGGGAGACGACCCCAACCAGGGGTGCTTGTACGCCAACGGAGCGGACCGGACGACGCTTTCCAACGGCTGGAGCTGGGATCGCAAGATGGAATGCCGGGACGGCCGATCGGACGATCTGGCTCCCGTGGGCAGCTACCGCCCCAACGCCTGGGGAATCCACGACATGACAGGAAATGTCCTCGAGTGGGTCTCGGATTGGTACGGGGAGGACTACTACGGAAGAAGCCCGAAGAAGGATCCGCGCGGTCCGTCTTCGGGAACATTCAGGGTGTACCGGGGGGGAGGATGGATCGATCTTCCCGACTACCTGCGGCCCAGCTACCGCAGTCGATTGGTTCCAAGGGCTCGCAACCACTTCCTGGGCTTTCGCTGCGTGGGTCCTTGA
- a CDS encoding GDP-mannose 4,6-dehydratase: MKTYLVTGVAGFVGSRLAAMILERGDAVVGIDSLEDGEGAILREHRLQDLLPWPRFRFHRMNILDFQALDDLMARERFQAVFHLAAKAGVRQSLVDPWTYLRVNADGTLNVLEAMRRNGGTRMILASTSSLYAGLPLPFSEDAAVNTPISPYAASKKAAEAMAYTYHHQYGISVAILRYFTVFGPSGRPDMAPFRFIESVRQGLPVVVHGDGGQTRDFTFVDDICRGTLQAEALGGYQIVNLGGGKEPVSIRQFLEWIEELVGRRAIVRHEPSHEADMRETMADIRKARELMDWSPRVDVRQGLVATVGWHLRRLPAWRIAS, encoded by the coding sequence ATGAAGACATATCTTGTCACCGGTGTGGCCGGGTTCGTCGGGTCCCGACTGGCGGCCATGATCCTGGAACGCGGCGACGCCGTGGTGGGGATCGACAGCCTGGAAGACGGCGAAGGCGCGATCCTGCGCGAGCACCGCCTGCAGGATCTCCTGCCATGGCCGCGGTTCCGGTTCCACCGCATGAACATCCTGGACTTCCAGGCGCTGGACGACCTGATGGCCCGCGAGCGGTTCCAGGCGGTTTTCCATCTGGCCGCCAAGGCGGGTGTGCGCCAGAGCCTCGTGGATCCCTGGACCTACCTGCGCGTCAATGCGGACGGGACGCTCAACGTGCTGGAGGCGATGCGCCGCAACGGCGGGACCAGGATGATCCTCGCCTCCACATCGAGCCTGTACGCCGGCCTCCCCCTGCCGTTTTCGGAGGATGCCGCGGTCAACACCCCGATCTCGCCCTACGCCGCCTCCAAGAAGGCCGCGGAGGCCATGGCCTACACCTACCACCACCAATACGGGATTTCCGTGGCGATCCTGCGCTACTTCACCGTGTTCGGTCCTTCGGGGCGGCCGGACATGGCGCCGTTTCGGTTCATCGAAAGCGTACGGCAGGGACTGCCCGTGGTGGTGCACGGCGATGGCGGCCAGACCCGCGATTTCACCTTCGTGGACGACATCTGCCGGGGCACCTTGCAGGCGGAAGCCCTCGGCGGATACCAGATCGTCAACCTGGGCGGCGGCAAGGAGCCCGTGAGCATCAGACAATTTCTGGAATGGATCGAGGAACTGGTGGGCAGGCGGGCGATCGTCCGCCATGAGCCGAGCCACGAGGCGGACATGCGCGAAACCATGGCGGACATCCGAAAGGCTCGCGAGCTGATGGATTGGTCGCCCCGGGTGGACGTGCGCCAGGGGCTGGTCGCCACCGTGGGGTGGCATCTGCGGCGGCTGCCGGCCTGGAGGATCGCTTCCTGA
- a CDS encoding radical SAM protein, with translation MIRTMTGMADQGLRAIVRMRPLPRLLTWTVTFRCNARCSMCDSWRKDASDELDTDAALGMVRSLPRSLTAVRLTGGEPFVRTDFGRLVRGLEEHLEPEFVHITTNGFLTSSILAFLEERSSRRASALKILVSLDGMADTHDRIRGRSNAFERAIATIRALAERRWATGLDLAVNQTVVDQTGIEEYDELHGLLRRLDVPHHVVVAYAQSATYSTTPGVDLSPKHPGEFKTVVELERSAVERFLDTLEADLAELPLANRLAKAYYYRGLRSRLLEGRSSPNPPCVALSSHLRIFPDGMVPVCQFNSKPVGNIARDGFDAVWNGERIRSERDWVRACPGCWAECEVLPSALLGGDLFRKTSMAEVFKPKRVPGAELSFLSRGPG, from the coding sequence ATGATCCGCACCATGACGGGGATGGCCGACCAGGGATTGCGCGCGATCGTGCGGATGCGTCCTCTGCCCCGCCTTCTCACCTGGACGGTCACCTTCCGATGCAACGCCAGGTGCTCGATGTGCGACTCCTGGCGCAAGGACGCCAGCGACGAACTGGATACGGACGCCGCGCTGGGGATGGTCCGATCCCTTCCGCGCAGCCTGACCGCGGTGCGTCTCACGGGAGGCGAGCCCTTCGTTCGGACGGATTTCGGCCGGCTGGTGCGCGGATTGGAAGAACACTTGGAGCCGGAATTTGTCCACATCACCACCAACGGATTCCTGACCTCGTCCATCCTGGCGTTCTTGGAGGAACGATCGTCGCGCCGCGCATCGGCGTTGAAGATCCTCGTTTCCCTGGATGGAATGGCGGACACCCACGATCGGATCCGCGGCAGATCCAACGCCTTCGAGCGCGCCATCGCGACGATTCGCGCCTTGGCGGAAAGGCGGTGGGCCACGGGTCTGGATCTGGCGGTGAACCAGACGGTGGTCGACCAGACCGGGATCGAGGAATACGACGAGCTGCACGGCCTTCTTCGCCGGCTCGATGTGCCGCACCACGTGGTGGTCGCCTACGCCCAGAGCGCCACCTATTCCACCACTCCCGGCGTGGATCTCTCCCCGAAGCATCCCGGGGAGTTCAAGACCGTCGTGGAGCTGGAGCGATCCGCGGTCGAGCGTTTCCTGGATACCCTCGAGGCCGACCTGGCCGAACTCCCGTTGGCCAACCGATTGGCCAAGGCGTACTACTATCGGGGTCTTCGCTCCCGTCTGCTCGAGGGTCGCTCCTCGCCCAACCCGCCCTGTGTGGCCCTTTCCTCCCATCTGCGCATATTCCCCGACGGAATGGTCCCGGTGTGCCAGTTCAATTCCAAGCCGGTGGGAAACATCGCCCGCGACGGATTCGATGCCGTCTGGAACGGAGAGCGGATCCGCAGCGAGCGGGACTGGGTTCGCGCCTGTCCTGGCTGCTGGGCGGAATGCGAAGTTCTCCCCAGCGCCCTCCTCGGCGGCGACCTCTTCCGGAAAACGTCCATGGCGGAGGTTTTCAAACCCAAGCGCGTACCAGGCGCGGAGCTTTCCTTTCTTTCGCGGGGTCCAGGATGA
- a CDS encoding chitobiase/beta-hexosaminidase C-terminal domain-containing protein — translation MIRPILRAILAIVAAFGLFAGCDSNTSSSGGGGTSSALEGVWVSTNGTSTETVTLLPGGVASLDSIAVVGGAIRGTRYEGTWTGTGNTGTITWTSVSTSTDGVVWTGKKAMSDGSYPIEVKGSVGVATVHGVKREYTKGTAAPIPVADVVTPTISLPTGSYASSQTVSITTATIGGTIRYTTDGTTPTASSTLYSSSISVSSTKTIKAITVLGTKTSSVASVTITIDAGPKPGTKDAALVGSWMQYDASAKLYRTLDFFEDGTVIRSKQSDLTSTPGWEDFTGTWSTSAGAITMTWVGARKSSDAVSWTDIAVPAPTRGTYTVSAGKLSLTSDGSTISYNSIPRDEEPDPVDVLAPVISPAGGTFTSAKAVTISAETGASIYYTTDGSTPSTSSTRYSGSINVASSKTIKAIAVLDGVSSAMVSASFTINTGTVTNPSIVGTWRIDDPTSSGGIIYDASGNLTLISKEVTDEGDETFTKVEGTYTTSGSSLVMTFLRGYQSADGSNWGAAIPIGESLDPVEGTFSVSGSSLSIVTTDSSGSKSTETFTKASSIF, via the coding sequence ATGATCCGACCGATTCTGAGAGCGATTCTCGCCATCGTGGCAGCTTTCGGGCTGTTCGCGGGCTGCGATTCCAACACATCCTCCTCGGGCGGTGGCGGAACTTCCAGCGCCCTCGAAGGTGTATGGGTGAGCACGAACGGCACCTCCACCGAGACGGTGACCTTGTTGCCAGGCGGCGTCGCCAGTCTGGATTCCATCGCGGTGGTGGGCGGAGCCATCCGAGGCACGCGCTACGAGGGAACCTGGACAGGAACCGGCAACACCGGCACCATCACATGGACTTCCGTTTCCACCAGCACGGACGGTGTCGTCTGGACAGGGAAAAAGGCCATGTCGGATGGATCCTACCCGATCGAAGTGAAGGGATCGGTCGGCGTGGCGACCGTCCACGGAGTCAAGCGGGAATACACAAAGGGCACGGCCGCGCCGATCCCGGTCGCCGATGTGGTGACCCCGACGATTTCCCTCCCCACCGGATCGTACGCTTCCAGCCAGACCGTGTCGATCACCACCGCCACCATCGGCGGAACGATCCGCTACACCACCGATGGCACGACCCCCACCGCTTCATCCACCCTCTACAGTTCTTCGATCTCGGTGAGCTCCACCAAGACCATCAAGGCCATCACCGTGCTGGGCACCAAGACCAGCTCCGTCGCGTCGGTGACCATCACGATCGACGCCGGACCCAAGCCGGGCACCAAGGACGCCGCCCTCGTCGGGTCGTGGATGCAGTATGATGCCAGCGCGAAGCTCTACCGGACCTTGGACTTTTTCGAAGATGGAACCGTGATCCGCTCCAAACAGTCGGATTTGACTTCGACGCCGGGTTGGGAGGATTTCACCGGAACCTGGTCGACGTCCGCAGGAGCCATCACCATGACCTGGGTGGGTGCGAGAAAAAGCTCCGATGCCGTTTCATGGACGGACATCGCCGTGCCGGCTCCAACCCGAGGGACGTACACCGTTTCCGCGGGGAAGCTGAGTCTGACCTCCGACGGATCGACAATCAGCTACAACAGCATCCCTCGGGACGAGGAGCCGGACCCGGTGGACGTCCTTGCGCCGGTGATCTCCCCGGCGGGCGGGACCTTCACTTCGGCGAAAGCGGTGACAATTTCTGCCGAAACGGGCGCTTCGATCTATTACACCACGGACGGCTCGACTCCCTCCACGTCCTCCACCCGCTACTCGGGCTCCATCAACGTGGCGTCCTCCAAGACGATCAAGGCCATCGCCGTGCTGGATGGCGTGTCGAGCGCGATGGTCAGCGCCTCGTTCACGATCAACACCGGCACCGTCACGAATCCGAGCATCGTGGGCACTTGGCGGATCGACGACCCGACCAGCTCGGGCGGGATCATCTACGATGCTTCCGGGAATCTCACCCTCATCTCCAAGGAAGTCACCGATGAAGGGGACGAGACCTTCACGAAGGTGGAGGGCACCTACACCACGTCGGGAAGTTCCTTGGTGATGACCTTCCTGCGTGGATACCAGAGCGCGGACGGCTCGAACTGGGGTGCCGCGATTCCGATCGGCGAATCGTTGGATCCGGTCGAGGGGACCTTCTCGGTTTCCGGGAGCTCACTGAGCATCGTCACGACCGACAGCAGCGGGTCGAAGTCCACCGAGACCTTCACCAAGGCGAGCTCCATCTTCTGA
- a CDS encoding acyltransferase family protein: MKAIRQDIELLRILAAFGIVWFHAGRDIYGIGYGGLVAFLILSVWLAMSSSSQAIPIGKGIGKRAVRFLVPWAFWMIVFGIRNHVIDRDLIETDRGWINGILASTNIHLWYLPYMFAILVGLDLVGRKVSKAVLCWGGAALAIVSLSTAVLWRPWADAQGFPTVQYLHGFAAVCIGVFFAFAGRLAKGEVGIVFATVVGLCAHATWKKLDGMGTTYLVGVLAVSVLVWKRIPFPRWLDLSRISQCTFGIYLVHPLFLRLFESIRECPKSAEVWMAFACSLSSIALFRRILPQAARWVV, translated from the coding sequence GTGAAGGCCATCCGTCAAGACATCGAGCTGCTGCGGATCCTCGCCGCCTTCGGGATCGTGTGGTTCCATGCGGGGCGGGACATCTACGGAATCGGTTACGGCGGCCTGGTCGCCTTCCTGATCCTTTCCGTTTGGCTGGCCATGTCCAGCTCGTCGCAGGCGATCCCCATCGGAAAAGGGATCGGCAAACGTGCCGTCCGCTTCTTGGTGCCGTGGGCGTTCTGGATGATCGTGTTCGGGATCCGAAACCACGTCATCGATCGCGATCTCATCGAGACGGATCGGGGATGGATCAACGGCATTCTCGCCAGCACCAACATCCATCTGTGGTACCTGCCCTACATGTTCGCGATCCTGGTGGGGTTGGATCTGGTGGGACGCAAGGTGTCGAAGGCCGTCCTCTGCTGGGGTGGGGCGGCCTTGGCGATCGTGAGCCTCTCCACGGCGGTCCTGTGGAGGCCCTGGGCCGACGCACAAGGGTTTCCCACCGTGCAGTATCTCCATGGGTTCGCGGCCGTTTGCATCGGAGTCTTCTTCGCGTTCGCGGGGCGGCTGGCCAAGGGCGAAGTGGGGATCGTGTTCGCGACCGTGGTCGGGCTGTGCGCGCATGCGACCTGGAAGAAGCTGGATGGAATGGGCACCACCTATCTGGTCGGGGTCTTGGCCGTGTCGGTCCTGGTCTGGAAACGGATCCCTTTTCCCCGTTGGCTCGACCTTTCCCGGATCTCGCAGTGCACCTTCGGGATCTACCTGGTGCATCCGCTGTTTTTGCGTTTGTTCGAATCCATCAGGGAATGTCCGAAGTCGGCGGAGGTCTGGATGGCCTTCGCCTGTTCCTTGAGCTCGATCGCGCTTTTCCGACGGATCCTTCCCCAAGCGGCTCGCTGGGTGGTCTAG
- a CDS encoding TIGR02147 family protein codes for MAQPSILEYNDYRLYLKDCLEGLRDSRPWFSLRYLAKQMELDPGNLVKVVQKERHLPDRCLPILAGELGLNQRDSEYLVHLMAFGKARTARKEQETYEKLLGLKYVRPEVLGRDQYSFYRDWRCTAILAMLHLELPRATEIAIADRLLPRTGVEEVHRILKLLEDLGLARRAKAGRWVATKSVLTTGVAWKDLSIRAFQKETLQLAMRALDSIPREDRDISTLTVTLGPTDLEKVREMAREFRQAVLAMASRTPAPERVWQVNLQLFPLTSAVEGAS; via the coding sequence ATGGCACAGCCTTCGATCCTGGAGTACAACGATTATCGTCTCTACCTGAAGGATTGCCTGGAAGGACTGCGGGATTCGCGTCCATGGTTTTCCCTGCGGTATCTGGCCAAGCAGATGGAGCTGGATCCAGGCAACCTTGTCAAAGTGGTCCAGAAGGAACGCCACCTCCCTGACCGTTGTCTTCCGATCCTCGCCGGCGAGCTGGGATTGAACCAACGGGATTCCGAGTATCTCGTGCATCTGATGGCCTTCGGGAAGGCGCGCACGGCCCGCAAGGAACAGGAAACCTACGAGAAGCTGCTGGGGCTCAAGTACGTCCGGCCCGAGGTCCTGGGACGCGACCAGTATTCGTTCTATCGCGACTGGCGTTGCACGGCGATCCTGGCCATGCTCCACCTGGAGCTCCCCCGGGCGACAGAAATTGCCATCGCCGACCGGCTCCTGCCCAGGACCGGCGTGGAGGAGGTGCACCGGATCCTCAAGCTCCTGGAAGACCTCGGGCTTGCGCGTCGCGCCAAGGCGGGGCGGTGGGTGGCCACCAAGAGCGTCCTGACCACGGGCGTCGCTTGGAAGGATCTGTCCATCCGCGCCTTCCAGAAGGAAACCCTCCAGCTGGCCATGCGTGCGCTGGATTCCATTCCTCGGGAAGACCGGGACATTTCCACCTTGACGGTGACCCTCGGTCCGACGGATCTGGAGAAGGTCCGTGAAATGGCTCGCGAATTTCGTCAGGCGGTCCTGGCCATGGCCTCCCGGACTCCGGCTCCCGAGCGGGTCTGGCAGGTCAATCTCCAGCTTTTTCCGCTGACCAGCGCCGTGGAGGGGGCTTCGTGA